One genomic segment of Colias croceus chromosome 16, ilColCroc2.1 includes these proteins:
- the LOC123698325 gene encoding clavesin-2-like: MMYECFLEIAFEAELNTKEDPELLEIAPKICNENSSTRGTAITELRKMIFDRGECDPIRTDDAFLLRFLRAKNFIVPRAHKLLVRYCTFREEYPHLHQDVDLWGLMKVGDVFGCCILDRPDIGRLSILKFGMWDPSEYPVDDLVRTGLVLAEIGLRQPKMQVLGGTVIVDLVGLSLRQVSALTPTLAYQIVSIMGGAAPTRMNSCHIINYNWLLNTFFYIFKKFIPQHAWDRIHFHGSDLKSLQKHIDPECLPTQYGGTCRNYVNCTKWLKKIKKYRDEQFDRDMKQLGYIIKE; encoded by the exons ATGATGTACGAGTGCTTTCTTGAAATAGCTTTCGAGGCGGAGTTGAATACAAAAGAGGACCCCGAGTTGTTGGAAATTGCTCCAAAAATATGTAACGAGAATTCAAGTACCAGGGGAACAGCCATCACGGAGTTAAGGAAAATGATATTTG atcGAGGAGAATGTGACCCAATCCGCACTGACGATGCATTTTTGCTGCGCTTCCTTCGAgctaaaaatttcattgtacCAAGAGCACATAAACTT CTAGTCCGCTACTGCACATTTCGAGAGGAATACCCCCATCTTCACCAAGATGTGGACCTGTGGGGGCTGATGAAGGTCGGCGATGTTTTCGGTTGCTGCATACTGGACCGCCCTGATATTGGGAGACTGTCGATCTTGAAGTTTG GTATGTGGGATCCCTCAGAATATCCTGTTGACGATTTGGTCAGAACTGGTTTAGTGTTAGCAGAGATTGGTCTCCGGCAGCCGAAGATGCAGGTCCTTGGCGGCACCGTGATCGTTGATCTGGTTGGGCTCAGCTTACGACAGGTGTCAGCACTAACGCCGACCCTTGCGTACCAAATTGTGTCTATTATGGGg GGCGCAGCGCCAACCCGAATGAACTCCTGCCACATTATCAACTACAACTGGCTCCTCAACACCTTCTTCTACATATTCAAGAAGTTCATACCCCAGCATGCCTGGGACAGGATTCATTTCCATGGCAGTGACTTGAAGTCCCTACAAAAACACATAGACCCTGAATGCCTCCCTACGCAATACGGTGGAACCTGTAGGAACTATGTAAATTGTACAAAATGGCTGAAAAAGATTAAGAAATACAGAGATGAGCAGTTCGATAGAGATATGAAGCAACTAGGATATATTATTAAGGAATAG